A section of the Citrus sinensis cultivar Valencia sweet orange chromosome 8, DVS_A1.0, whole genome shotgun sequence genome encodes:
- the LOC102627494 gene encoding transcription factor FER-LIKE IRON DEFICIENCY-INDUCED TRANSCRIPTION FACTOR-like isoform X4: protein MDEFGNPLTLLDFIDDPNFDQFIDLIRGENEDPLASFDCDLINGCFADTQFIGSAQDDVFGHFNGTAAGTMVSDDLTFILNSSFPDLDGDMKGEHREEENNGDDSSGATRTATTASTRNKKADRSRTLVSERKRRGKMKEKLYGLRALVPNISKMDKASIIGDAVSYLQELQMQVRKLKAEIASLEYSMAGSEKNQEPIQKPKKSQVLSGNLQPICKKIMQIDVFQVEERRFYLRLVSSRGQGVAVSLYKALESLTSFDVQNFNFATEPERLVLTFNLNVKDCEQNMNLPNLRLWVTGALLNQGFDVVTPFST from the exons AACTTTGATCAATTCATTGATCTTATTCGAGGCGAAAACGAGGACCCACTTGCCAGTTTTGATTGTGATCTCATTAACGGATGTTTCGCCGACACCCAATTCATTGGTTCCGCACAGGACGATGTGTTTGGTCATTTTAACGGTACTGCGGCAGGTACAATGGTGTCTGACGATCTTACTTTTATTCTTAACTCATCATTCCCGGATTTAGACGGGGACATGAAGGGAGAGCACCGGGAGGAAGAAAATAATGGAGATGATTCTTCAGGCGCAACAAGAACCGCGACTACAGCAAGCACTAGGAACAAGAAGGCTGATCGATCGAGAACTTTGGTTTCGGAGCGAAAGAGGAGAGGAAAGATGAAGGAGAAGCTCTATGGATTGCGTGCACTGGTTCCTAACATAAGTAAG ATGGATAAGGCCTCGATCATTGGAGATGCTGTGTCGTATTTGCAAGAGCTGCAAATGCAGGTTAGGAAGCTAAAAGCTGAGATTGCCAGTCTTGAATATTCCATGGCTGGATcagaaaaaaatcaagagcCAATTCAAAAGCCAAAGAAGTCTCAAGTTCTCAGCGGCAACTTACAGCCAATTTGCAAGAAGATAATGCAG attGATGTATTTCAAGTGGAGGAAAGAAGGTTTTACTTGAGATTGGTAAGCAGCAGAGGGCAAGGTGTGGCTGTTTCACTTTACAAGGCTCTCGAGTCCTTGACGAGCTTCGATGTTCAAAACTTCAATTTTGCTACAGAACCTGAGAGACTGGTGttaacatttaatttaaat gtAAAAGATTGTGAACAAAACATGAACTTGCCAAATTTGAGGCTGTGGGTGACTGGTGCTCTTCTGAATCAAGGATTTGATGTTGTAACGCCATTTTCTACCTAG
- the LOC102627494 gene encoding transcription factor FER-LIKE IRON DEFICIENCY-INDUCED TRANSCRIPTION FACTOR-like isoform X2, which produces MDEFGNPLTLLDFIDDPNFDQFIDLIRGENEDPLASFDCDLINGCFADTQFIGSAQDDVFGHFNGTAAGTMVSDDLTFILNSSFPDLDGDMKGEHREEENNGDDSSGATRTATTASTRNKKADRSRTLVSERKRRGKMKEKLYGLRALVPNISKMDKASLVGDAVSYVQELQTTAKNLKAEIADLEASSASSENWNESIENTKNTQIQSNSTNSRKKIIMQMDVFQVEERGFYLKLVSNKGEGVAASLYEALESLTSFNVQNSNLVAESERFVLTFTLNVIKLSYILFSASINFMSCNRNWITDHYISCVWRNRQKTTTKLACSCQI; this is translated from the exons AACTTTGATCAATTCATTGATCTTATTCGAGGCGAAAACGAGGACCCACTTGCCAGTTTTGATTGTGATCTCATTAACGGATGTTTCGCCGACACCCAATTCATTGGTTCCGCACAGGACGATGTGTTTGGTCATTTTAACGGTACTGCGGCAGGTACAATGGTGTCTGACGATCTTACTTTTATTCTTAACTCATCATTCCCGGATTTAGACGGGGACATGAAGGGAGAGCACCGGGAGGAAGAAAATAATGGAGATGATTCTTCAGGCGCAACAAGAACCGCGACTACAGCAAGCACTAGGAACAAGAAGGCTGATCGATCGAGAACTTTGGTTTCGGAGCGAAAGAGGAGAGGAAAGATGAAGGAGAAGCTCTATGGATTGCGTGCACTGGTTCCTAACATAAGTAAG ATGGATAAGGCCTCGCTTGTTGGGGATGCTGTTTCGTATGTTCAAGAGCTGCAAACGACGGCTAAGAACCTAAAAGCTGAGATTGCTGATCTTGAAGCATCGTCAGCCAGTTCAGAAAATTGGAACGAATCAATTGAAAACACAAAGAACactcaaattcaaagcaacaGCACCAACAGCAGAAAGAAGATAATAATGCAG atGGATGTGTTTCAAGTGGAGGAACGGGGATTTTACCTGAAACTGGTGAGCAACAAAGGGGAAGGTGTGGCTGCGTCACTTTACGAGGCACTGGAGTCGCTAACAAGCTTCAATGTTCAAAACTCCAATCTGGTTGCAGAATCTGAGAGATTCGTATTAACATTTACTTTGAATGTAATTAAGCTATCTTATATCCTTTTCTCTGCTTCTATTAATTTCATGTCTTGTAATAGGAATTGGATAACTGATCATTATATTAGTTGTGTTTGGAGAAACAGGCAAAAGACAACGACCAAATTAGCATGCAGTTGCCAAATTTGA
- the LOC102627494 gene encoding transcription factor FER-LIKE IRON DEFICIENCY-INDUCED TRANSCRIPTION FACTOR-like isoform X3, which produces MDAFGNPLKQSNDFELHEFIDDQNFDQFIDLIRGENEDPFATFDCRVISGCCDDSSTTPDSHLFDLSAAESTEVTDHNNFVLNSSTLSSLKIGGDVKEGDHYDEDNDGNDASGATRTTTIIDASSKKPKGDHRSRTLISEQKRRGKMKEKLYQLRALVPNITKMDKASLVGDAVSYVQELQTTAKNLKAEIADLEASSASSENWNESIENTKNTQIQSNSTNSRKKIIMQMDVFQVEERGFYLKLVSNKGEGVAASLYEALESLTSFNVQNSNLVAESERFVLTFTLNAKDNDQISMQLPNLKLWVANALLNQGFQVLLTPLSA; this is translated from the exons atggatgcATTTGGAAATCCTCTAAAGCAGAGCAATGACTTTGAGTTGCACGAGTTTATTGATGATCAAAACTTTGATCAATTTATTGATCTAATAAGAGGAGAAAATGAAGATCCCTTTGCTACTTTTGATTGTAGAGTCATTAGTGGATGTTGTGATGATAGTTCCACAACCCCAGATAGTCATTTGTTTGATCTCAGTGCTGCCGAAAGTACAGAGGTGACTgatcataataattttgttcttaACTCATCAACATTGTCAAGTTTGAAAATTGGTGGGGACGTGAAGGAAGGTGATCATTATGACGAAGATAATGATGGAAATGATGCTTCTGGTGCGACTAGAACAACAACAATCATCGATGCAAGTAGTAAGAAACCAAAGGGTGATCATAGATCAAGAACTCTGATCTCGGAGCAGAAGAGGAGAGGCAAGATGAAGGAGAAGCTCTATCAATTGCGTGCATTGGTTCCTAACATTACTAAG ATGGATAAGGCCTCGCTTGTTGGGGATGCTGTTTCGTATGTTCAAGAGCTGCAAACGACGGCTAAGAACCTAAAAGCTGAGATTGCTGATCTTGAAGCATCGTCAGCCAGTTCAGAAAATTGGAACGAATCAATTGAAAACACAAAGAACactcaaattcaaagcaacaGCACCAACAGCAGAAAGAAGATAATAATGCAG atGGATGTGTTTCAAGTGGAGGAACGGGGATTTTACCTGAAACTGGTGAGCAACAAAGGGGAAGGTGTGGCTGCGTCACTTTACGAGGCACTGGAGTCGCTAACAAGCTTCAATGTTCAAAACTCCAATCTGGTTGCAGAATCTGAGAGATTCGTATTAACATTTACTTTGAAT GCAAAAGACAACGACCAAATTAGCATGCAGTTGCCAAATTTGAAGCTGTGGGTGGCTAATGCTCTTCTAAACCAAGGATTTCAAGTCCTACTTACACCTTTGTCTGCCTAG
- the LOC102627494 gene encoding transcription factor FER-LIKE IRON DEFICIENCY-INDUCED TRANSCRIPTION FACTOR-like isoform X1, with protein sequence MDAFGNPLKQSNDFELHEFIDDQNFDQFIDLIRGENEDPFATFDCRVISGCCDDSSTTPDSHLFDLSAAESTEVTDHNNFVLNSSTLSSLKIGGDVKEGDHYDEDNDGNDASGATRTTTIIDASSKKPKGDHRSRTLISEQKRRGKMKEKLYQLRALVPNITKMDKASLVGDAVSYVQELQTTAKNLKAEIADLEASSASSENWNESIENTKNTQIQSNSTNSRKKIIMQMDVFQVEERGFYLKLVSNKGEGVAASLYEALESLTSFNVQNSNLVAESERFVLTFTLNVIKLSYILFSASINFMSCNRNWITDHYISCVWRNRQKTTTKLACSCQI encoded by the exons atggatgcATTTGGAAATCCTCTAAAGCAGAGCAATGACTTTGAGTTGCACGAGTTTATTGATGATCAAAACTTTGATCAATTTATTGATCTAATAAGAGGAGAAAATGAAGATCCCTTTGCTACTTTTGATTGTAGAGTCATTAGTGGATGTTGTGATGATAGTTCCACAACCCCAGATAGTCATTTGTTTGATCTCAGTGCTGCCGAAAGTACAGAGGTGACTgatcataataattttgttcttaACTCATCAACATTGTCAAGTTTGAAAATTGGTGGGGACGTGAAGGAAGGTGATCATTATGACGAAGATAATGATGGAAATGATGCTTCTGGTGCGACTAGAACAACAACAATCATCGATGCAAGTAGTAAGAAACCAAAGGGTGATCATAGATCAAGAACTCTGATCTCGGAGCAGAAGAGGAGAGGCAAGATGAAGGAGAAGCTCTATCAATTGCGTGCATTGGTTCCTAACATTACTAAG ATGGATAAGGCCTCGCTTGTTGGGGATGCTGTTTCGTATGTTCAAGAGCTGCAAACGACGGCTAAGAACCTAAAAGCTGAGATTGCTGATCTTGAAGCATCGTCAGCCAGTTCAGAAAATTGGAACGAATCAATTGAAAACACAAAGAACactcaaattcaaagcaacaGCACCAACAGCAGAAAGAAGATAATAATGCAG atGGATGTGTTTCAAGTGGAGGAACGGGGATTTTACCTGAAACTGGTGAGCAACAAAGGGGAAGGTGTGGCTGCGTCACTTTACGAGGCACTGGAGTCGCTAACAAGCTTCAATGTTCAAAACTCCAATCTGGTTGCAGAATCTGAGAGATTCGTATTAACATTTACTTTGAATGTAATTAAGCTATCTTATATCCTTTTCTCTGCTTCTATTAATTTCATGTCTTGTAATAGGAATTGGATAACTGATCATTATATTAGTTGTGTTTGGAGAAACAGGCAAAAGACAACGACCAAATTAGCATGCAGTTGCCAAATTTGA
- the LOC102627210 gene encoding LOW QUALITY PROTEIN: serine carboxypeptidase-like 48 (The sequence of the model RefSeq protein was modified relative to this genomic sequence to represent the inferred CDS: inserted 3 bases in 2 codons; substituted 4 bases at 4 genomic stop codons): MASSTLFHTNFTFFFIASSFSNAAYPSNKSNELNFNCIFMKATSRNAHKRLILFPKTSITIASVDDQTLDKLVKKKYPENSVQEFGHHAGYYQASSTFHFFSELRSCKSDPVXIWLTGGPXCSSELVLLYENGPVHNANDLSLVWNDCSSDKASNLMFVDQLTENGFSYTSDKDDIRHHEXGVSNNLYDFLQAFFVEHPCYDKNDFYITGESYAGHYIPAFAFPVHKXNKAKXEIHINLKGFAIGNVLTDPAIEXEAYPECAWNMRLIKQSDYESINNKLMPKWEHAIKTCSKNFLSLKVQMRNLEVEIPALLEDGIMVLKILSGFMPWNGLDEKILK, encoded by the exons ATGGCTTCATCAACTTTGTTTCATActaatttcactttttttttcattgcttcatcattttcaaatgCAGCATATCCAAGTAACAAATCAAATGAGCTTAACTTCAACTGCATATTCATGAAAGCTACAAGCAGAAACGCTCATAAAAGGCTCATCTTGTTTCCAAAAACTTCCATCACCATTGCTTCTGTTGATGATCAAACTTTGGATAAACTTGTAAAGAAGAAATATCCAGAGAATTCGGTTCAAGAATTTGGTCACCATGCTGGTTACTACCAAGCTTCCTC AACATTCCACTTTTTCTCTGAATTAAGAAGCTGCAAGAGTGATCCAG GTATATGGTTGACTGGAGGGCCATGATGCAGTAGTGAACTAGTGTTATTATATGAAAATGGTCCTGTTCATAATGCCAATGACTTGTCTCTTGTTTGGAATGATTGTAGCTCGGACAAG GCATCAAACCTTATGTTTGTCGACCAACTTACTGAAAATGGTTTCAGCTATACCTCGGACAAAGATGACATTCGACATCATGAATAAGGTGTTAGCAACAATCTATATGACTTCTTACAG GCATTTTTCGTAGAGCATCCTTGTTATGATAAAAATGACTTTTACATCACTGGAGAATCATATGCGGGGCATTATATTCCTGCTTTTGCTTTCCCGGttcacaaataaaacaaagcaAAATAGGAAATTCACATCAACCTTAAG GGTTTTGCAATTGGTAATGTCTTAACTGATCCAGCCATAGA CGAAGCATACCCCGAATGTGCTTGGAACATGAGATTAATTAAACAATCTGACTATGAGAGTATCAACAATAAGTTGATGCCAAAGTGGGaacatgcaataaaaactTGTAGCAAAAATTTTCTGTCTCTCAAAGTTCAA ATGAGGAATCTTGAAGTTGAAATTCCTGCTCTTCTTGAGGATGGAATCATGGTGCTT AAAATTCTAAGTGGGTTCATGCCGTGGAATGGTCTGGACGAAAAGATTTTGAAGTAG